Proteins from one Deinococcus sp. AB2017081 genomic window:
- a CDS encoding ABC transporter substrate-binding protein codes for MNIRTATVSAAIAALTFAAAQSTGLPKLAVKPTYRVCFNQSEMDNPWRLAQTKSMQDEAKRLGWQLVFTNANGSAAKQASDVRSCIAQRVDAIFLTPREEKPLTPVVLEAKRAGIPMFIIDRNVDETVAKPGRDFVAFIGSDFYAEGQRAAEWLVKTTKGKAKVIELLGSTGSSPAIAREKGFHDYIAKHPGIEVLVSQTGNFTRDEGRKVMEALIQAHPDATAVYAHNDEMALGAITALEAAGRKPGKDITLVSIDGQKSALEAIIAGKLGATVECNPRFGVKAFQTMRDYAAGKKIAPKLINDDRFFDISNAKASLNSAF; via the coding sequence ATGAACATCCGCACTGCGACCGTCTCTGCCGCCATCGCCGCCCTGACCTTCGCCGCCGCGCAGAGCACCGGACTGCCCAAACTGGCCGTGAAGCCCACGTACCGCGTGTGCTTCAACCAGTCGGAGATGGACAACCCGTGGCGGCTGGCGCAGACCAAGAGCATGCAGGACGAGGCCAAGCGCCTGGGCTGGCAGCTGGTGTTCACGAACGCCAACGGCTCGGCGGCCAAGCAGGCCAGCGACGTCCGCTCGTGCATCGCGCAGCGCGTCGACGCGATCTTCCTCACGCCCCGCGAGGAGAAACCCCTGACGCCCGTCGTGCTGGAAGCCAAACGCGCCGGCATCCCCATGTTCATCATCGACCGCAACGTCGACGAGACGGTCGCCAAGCCGGGGCGGGACTTCGTGGCCTTCATCGGCTCGGACTTCTACGCCGAGGGCCAGCGTGCCGCCGAGTGGCTGGTCAAGACGACCAAGGGCAAGGCCAAGGTCATCGAGCTGCTCGGCTCGACCGGCTCGTCGCCCGCGATCGCCCGCGAGAAGGGGTTCCACGACTACATCGCCAAGCACCCGGGCATCGAGGTGCTCGTGTCGCAGACCGGGAACTTCACCCGCGACGAGGGCCGCAAGGTGATGGAGGCGCTGATCCAGGCGCACCCGGACGCCACCGCCGTGTACGCCCACAACGACGAGATGGCGCTCGGCGCGATCACCGCGCTCGAGGCCGCCGGCCGCAAGCCGGGCAAGGACATCACGCTGGTCAGCATCGACGGGCAGAAGTCCGCGCTCGAGGCGATCATCGCCGGCAAGCTGGGTGCCACCGTCGAGTGCAACCCGCGCTTCGGGGTCAAGGCCTTCCAGACCATGAGGGACTACGCCGCCGGCAAGAAGATCGCGCCCAAGCTGATCAACGACGACCGCTTCTTCGACATCTCGAACGCCAAAGCCAGCCTGAATTCCGCCTTCTGA
- a CDS encoding sugar ABC transporter ATP-binding protein: MTQPLLEMTGIHKAFAGIPALRGAHLRVGPGEVHALIGQNGAGKSTLLKILTGAYLRDAGTVRLSGQEVTFTTPIQAQLHGIGTIYQEVNLVRLQSVTENVLLGQESRRYGWIDWRTTHARAAAQLRELGIELDVTRPLGEFSLATQQMVALARALALQARLVVMDEPTSSLDDSEVRTLFGVVRRLQAQGVSVIFVSHRLDELYEVCSHITVMRDGETVYAGELGGLSRLQLVSLMLGRQEQELEAQGQTGFKRHEPGTDTRLQATGLARPPQLRDVSLDVRRGEVLGLAGLLGSGRSETARAVFAAEAAQGEVRLNGRVTHWSSPAAAIRAGVGFCGEDRKHDGIVPEWSVRENLTLAMLPRLTRSGVVGRAEQQRIVQQFIDRLGIRCASAEQPIRELSGGNQQKVLLARWLCLQPELLILDEPTRGIDVGAKAEIQRLISELAQEGLSVLMISSDLEELLEGCHRVTVLRDGQSVRTLTQDDLDEEQLLAAMAHGDTPPGGSHDRAQS; the protein is encoded by the coding sequence ATGACGCAGCCGCTGCTGGAGATGACCGGCATCCACAAGGCCTTCGCGGGCATTCCCGCCCTGCGCGGCGCGCACCTGCGGGTCGGGCCGGGCGAGGTGCACGCCCTGATCGGCCAGAACGGAGCCGGCAAGTCCACCCTCCTCAAGATCCTGACCGGCGCGTACCTGCGCGACGCCGGCACCGTCCGGCTCAGCGGTCAGGAGGTGACCTTCACCACCCCCATCCAGGCCCAGCTGCACGGCATCGGCACCATCTACCAGGAGGTCAACCTGGTGCGGCTCCAGAGTGTCACCGAGAACGTCCTGCTCGGCCAGGAGAGCCGCCGCTACGGCTGGATCGACTGGCGCACCACCCACGCGCGGGCGGCCGCCCAGCTGCGCGAGCTGGGCATCGAGCTGGACGTCACGCGGCCGCTGGGCGAGTTCAGTCTCGCCACGCAGCAGATGGTGGCGCTGGCGCGCGCCCTGGCCCTCCAGGCCCGGCTGGTCGTCATGGACGAGCCCACGTCGTCACTGGACGACTCGGAGGTGCGGACGCTGTTCGGGGTCGTCCGCCGCCTGCAGGCGCAGGGCGTGTCCGTGATCTTCGTGTCGCACCGCCTCGACGAGCTGTACGAGGTGTGCAGCCACATCACGGTCATGCGCGACGGCGAGACCGTGTACGCGGGTGAACTGGGCGGCCTGAGCCGCCTGCAGCTCGTGTCGCTGATGCTGGGGCGCCAGGAGCAGGAGCTCGAGGCCCAGGGCCAGACGGGCTTCAAGCGGCACGAGCCCGGCACCGACACGCGCCTGCAGGCCACCGGGCTGGCGCGGCCGCCACAGCTGCGGGACGTGTCGCTGGACGTGCGCCGGGGCGAGGTGCTGGGCCTCGCGGGCCTGCTCGGCTCCGGGCGCAGCGAGACGGCCCGCGCCGTGTTCGCGGCCGAGGCGGCGCAGGGCGAGGTGCGCCTGAACGGGCGGGTCACGCACTGGTCGTCGCCCGCCGCCGCGATCCGGGCCGGCGTGGGCTTCTGCGGTGAGGACCGCAAGCACGACGGCATCGTGCCGGAGTGGTCGGTGCGCGAGAACCTCACGCTGGCCATGCTGCCGCGCCTGACCCGCTCGGGCGTGGTGGGCCGCGCCGAGCAGCAGCGGATCGTGCAGCAGTTCATCGACCGGCTCGGCATCCGCTGTGCCAGCGCCGAGCAGCCCATCCGGGAGCTGTCGGGCGGCAACCAGCAGAAGGTGCTGCTGGCCCGCTGGCTGTGCCTGCAGCCGGAGCTCCTGATCCTCGACGAACCCACCCGCGGCATCGACGTGGGCGCGAAGGCCGAGATCCAGCGCCTGATCAGCGAGCTGGCCCAAGAGGGCCTGAGCGTCCTGATGATCTCCTCGGATCTGGAGGAACTGCTGGAGGGCTGCCACCGCGTGACGGTGCTGCGCGACGGGCAGTCCGTGCGCACCCTGACCCAGGACGACCTGGACGAGGAGCAGCTGCTGGCCGCCATGGCCCACGGCGACACCCCCCCCGGAGGGAGCCATGACCGTGCTCAGTCCTGA
- a CDS encoding ABC transporter permease gives MTVLSPDRPHPPAPARRARPALPMSSALIALIALIIFNALTTPRFLTVNTLNLNLTQTATIVIVGIGMTFVIATRGIDLSVGSLMAIGGAIAPLLFLNPALDGPSGVILAIVVPLVVTGLLGLFNGALVTRFQIQPIIATLVLFIAGRGIAQVISHGSLVNFTEPAFSALGTGRVLGLNVQVYLMLALLAVATWVLRDTLFGRQVIAVGGNPEAARLAGVPSDRVRLIVYTISGVLAGLAGLIVIAINSSSDSNLVGQNMELDAIAAVAVGGTALAGGRVTMLGTLIGALFIQLLRYTLLVKGVPDDVALMVKAAIIIGAVALQARRR, from the coding sequence ATGACCGTGCTCAGTCCTGACCGCCCCCACCCGCCCGCGCCCGCGCGGCGGGCCCGCCCCGCCCTGCCGATGTCCAGCGCGCTGATCGCGCTGATCGCGCTGATTATCTTCAACGCGCTGACCACGCCGCGCTTCCTGACCGTGAACACCCTGAACCTGAACCTGACCCAGACGGCCACGATCGTGATCGTGGGCATCGGCATGACCTTCGTGATCGCCACGCGCGGCATCGACCTGTCGGTCGGCTCGCTGATGGCGATCGGCGGGGCCATCGCGCCGCTGCTGTTCCTGAATCCGGCGCTGGACGGCCCGTCCGGCGTGATCCTGGCGATCGTGGTGCCGCTGGTCGTGACTGGCCTGCTGGGGCTGTTCAACGGGGCTCTGGTCACGCGCTTCCAGATCCAGCCGATCATCGCGACGCTGGTGCTGTTCATCGCGGGGCGCGGCATCGCGCAGGTGATCAGCCACGGCAGCCTCGTGAACTTCACCGAGCCCGCGTTCAGCGCGCTGGGCACCGGCCGCGTGCTGGGGCTGAACGTGCAGGTGTACCTGATGCTGGCGCTGCTGGCCGTGGCGACCTGGGTGCTGCGCGACACGCTGTTCGGCCGTCAGGTGATCGCCGTCGGCGGCAACCCGGAGGCCGCGCGGCTGGCCGGGGTGCCCTCGGATCGCGTGCGGCTGATCGTGTACACCATCAGCGGCGTGCTGGCCGGACTGGCGGGCCTGATCGTGATCGCCATCAACAGTTCCTCGGACAGCAATCTGGTGGGGCAGAACATGGAGCTGGACGCCATCGCGGCGGTGGCGGTGGGCGGCACGGCGCTGGCCGGGGGGCGCGTGACCATGCTGGGCACCCTGATCGGGGCGCTGTTCATCCAGCTGCTGCGCTACACCCTGCTCGTCAAGGGCGTCCCGGACGACGTCGCGCTGATGGTCAAGGCCGCCATCATCATCGGGGCGGTCGCCCTGCAGGCCAGGAGGCGCTGA
- a CDS encoding ABC transporter permease: MTGSTLPASRVSRLLRGQGALVALVILVALASVLYTGFLSTYNISSFFRYNAMFMLLGIGMTFVIITGGIDLSVGSVAALGSVAAALASPHGALAGILAGVLAGTVVGLLNGVLITRLRVEPFIITLGTFLGARGAAQYFSQRAAVPVDSGGPFAQVGQGDLLGIPVPVLIVAVILAAAGAALHGTRFGRTALSTGDNEDAARLMGLQVDRVKVQVYTLSGLLAGLAGVILAAQFGAGQPTEGVGWELTAIAGVVVGGTLLSGGRGSVFSTMVGIVLLGLIFNILNFENGRGVITIDVFWQNVIRGVFLLAVVLLQTRSMRARPPR; encoded by the coding sequence ATGACCGGATCCACCCTGCCCGCGTCCCGCGTGTCCAGGCTGCTGCGCGGACAGGGCGCGCTCGTCGCGCTCGTGATCCTCGTGGCGCTGGCCTCGGTGCTGTACACCGGCTTCCTGAGCACGTACAACATCAGCAGTTTCTTCCGCTACAACGCCATGTTCATGCTGCTGGGCATCGGCATGACCTTCGTGATCATCACGGGCGGCATCGACCTGTCGGTGGGCAGCGTCGCGGCGCTGGGCAGCGTCGCGGCGGCGCTCGCCAGTCCGCACGGGGCGCTGGCCGGCATCCTGGCCGGCGTGCTGGCGGGCACCGTCGTCGGACTGCTCAACGGCGTGCTGATCACGCGCCTGCGCGTCGAGCCGTTCATCATCACGCTCGGCACCTTCCTGGGGGCGCGCGGCGCGGCGCAGTACTTCTCGCAGCGGGCGGCCGTGCCGGTGGACTCGGGCGGCCCCTTCGCCCAGGTGGGCCAGGGCGACCTGCTGGGCATTCCGGTGCCGGTGCTGATCGTGGCCGTCATCCTGGCGGCGGCCGGCGCGGCGCTGCACGGCACGCGCTTCGGCCGCACCGCCCTGAGCACCGGCGACAACGAGGACGCCGCCCGCCTGATGGGCCTGCAGGTCGACCGGGTCAAGGTGCAGGTCTATACCCTGTCCGGGCTGCTCGCCGGCCTCGCGGGCGTGATCCTCGCCGCGCAGTTCGGTGCCGGCCAGCCGACCGAGGGCGTGGGCTGGGAGCTCACGGCCATCGCGGGCGTCGTGGTGGGCGGCACGCTCCTCAGCGGGGGCCGGGGCAGCGTGTTCAGTACCATGGTCGGCATCGTGCTGCTGGGGCTCATCTTCAACATCCTGAATTTTGAGAACGGGCGCGGCGTCATCACCATCGATGTGTTCTGGCAGAACGTGATCCGCGGGGTGTTCCTGCTGGCCGTCGTGCTGCTCCAGACGCGCAGCATGAGGGCGCGCCCCCCCCGGTGA
- a CDS encoding LacI family DNA-binding transcriptional regulator: protein MSASPARSRKRARTRNVTIHDVARQAGVSHQTVSRVINAHASVAQDTRERVLQAIQTLRYRPNIVAKTLATSRSQLIGMIAHGTEHYGPAQIAQNVERSARTHGYEVILATLNQFSSAEIAVAFRRLQQFGVDGVVMFTPYDAHALAPLLDTDLPTIVLDAAMSAGDATVSIDQVAGGVLAAQHLTTLGHRRVLHIGGPAMWSDAAMRAAGYRQVMERHGLTPLPVYEGDWTAISGYAATLAAVNSGLEFTAVMAANDQMALGAMRALRQLGRRVPHDVSVVGFDDVPEAAFFEPALTTVRQDFGLLGRRSLDELMRRMAHPERPARHLVFQPTLVERESTAPAHRSHA from the coding sequence GTGAGCGCATCCCCCGCCCGATCCCGGAAACGGGCCCGCACCCGCAACGTGACCATCCATGACGTCGCGCGGCAGGCGGGCGTGTCGCACCAGACCGTGTCGCGGGTGATCAACGCCCACGCCAGCGTCGCGCAGGACACGCGCGAGCGGGTGCTCCAGGCCATCCAGACCCTGCGCTACCGGCCGAACATCGTCGCCAAGACCCTGGCGACCAGCCGCTCGCAGCTGATCGGGATGATCGCGCACGGCACCGAGCACTACGGCCCGGCCCAGATCGCCCAGAATGTCGAGCGCAGTGCCCGCACCCACGGCTACGAGGTCATCCTCGCCACCCTGAACCAGTTCAGCTCGGCCGAGATCGCGGTCGCCTTCCGGCGGCTCCAGCAGTTCGGGGTCGACGGCGTGGTCATGTTCACGCCCTACGACGCGCACGCGCTGGCCCCGCTGCTCGATACCGATCTCCCGACCATCGTGCTCGACGCGGCCATGTCGGCCGGGGACGCGACGGTCAGCATCGACCAGGTGGCCGGTGGGGTGCTGGCGGCGCAGCACCTGACCACGCTGGGGCACCGCCGGGTGCTGCATATCGGGGGGCCGGCCATGTGGAGCGACGCGGCCATGCGGGCCGCCGGTTACCGCCAGGTCATGGAGCGCCACGGCCTGACGCCGCTGCCGGTGTACGAGGGGGACTGGACCGCGATCAGCGGTTACGCGGCCACGCTGGCCGCCGTGAACAGCGGTCTGGAGTTCACGGCGGTCATGGCCGCCAACGACCAGATGGCGCTGGGGGCCATGCGTGCCCTGCGCCAGCTGGGCCGCCGCGTGCCGCACGATGTCAGCGTCGTCGGCTTCGACGACGTGCCGGAGGCCGCGTTCTTCGAGCCGGCGCTGACCACGGTGCGTCAGGACTTCGGCCTGCTGGGCCGCCGCAGCCTGGACGAACTCATGCGCCGGATGGCGCACCCGGAACGCCCCGCCCGGCATCTGGTCTTTCAGCCCACGCTGGTCGAGCGGGAGAGCACCGCCCCGGCCCACCGCTCCCACGCCTGA
- a CDS encoding alpha-N-arabinofuranosidase, protein MTTAHSTRTATVALNTQRIVSDISPLIFGGFAEHMGRCIYEGIYDPKSPLADERGFRPDVMKALKDLNYRIMRYPGGNFVSGYRWTDGIGPKADRPRRRALAWRSIETNQFGPHEFMEFAEELKTEPMWAVNLGTGSIQDAADLVEYMNLPTGTHFSDLRAKNGHKDPYGVKYWCLGNEMDGPWQIGHLDAVAYADKAVEAAKLMRWMDPTIKTIACGSSNTAMPTFPEWDRVVLERTYDHIDYFSMHYYVGNPNMNSKEAVDTDSYLASSVHFDEHAETVAAAIRLAKAHTRSRKDVGLCWDEWNVWYREVGGDGNWEEAPHILEEVYTLEDALVVAQWLSTFLRKADIVRIACIAQIVNVIAPIMTRADGLFLQTIYHPLMMFSQHAAGNSLDVLVRAPTHETRKFGEVSLLDVTASHDPATGKGAAFLVNRSQTEALEVTVKWEDVAPDALTQAWQMTGRDPMATNSFEQPEAVTIHTINPPALNAGTATLTLPPLSFTVLTSQHTPA, encoded by the coding sequence GTGACCACTGCCCACTCCACCCGCACCGCGACCGTCGCCCTGAACACCCAGCGCATCGTGTCCGACATCTCGCCCCTGATCTTCGGGGGTTTCGCCGAGCACATGGGCCGCTGTATCTACGAGGGCATCTACGACCCGAAGTCGCCCCTGGCCGACGAGCGCGGCTTCCGGCCCGACGTCATGAAAGCCCTGAAAGACCTGAACTACCGGATCATGCGCTACCCCGGCGGGAATTTCGTGTCCGGCTACCGCTGGACCGACGGCATCGGCCCGAAGGCCGACCGGCCGCGCCGCCGGGCGCTGGCGTGGCGCTCGATCGAGACCAACCAGTTCGGCCCGCACGAGTTCATGGAGTTCGCGGAGGAACTGAAGACCGAGCCGATGTGGGCCGTGAACCTCGGCACCGGCAGCATCCAGGACGCCGCGGACCTCGTGGAGTACATGAACCTGCCCACCGGCACGCACTTCAGCGACCTGCGCGCGAAGAACGGGCACAAGGATCCCTACGGCGTGAAGTACTGGTGCCTGGGGAACGAGATGGACGGCCCGTGGCAGATCGGGCACCTGGACGCCGTGGCGTACGCCGATAAGGCCGTGGAGGCCGCGAAGCTGATGCGCTGGATGGATCCCACGATCAAGACCATCGCGTGCGGGTCGTCGAACACGGCCATGCCGACCTTCCCGGAGTGGGACCGCGTGGTGCTGGAGCGCACGTACGACCACATCGACTACTTCTCCATGCACTACTACGTGGGCAACCCGAACATGAACTCCAAGGAGGCCGTGGACACCGACTCGTACCTGGCGAGCAGCGTGCACTTCGACGAGCACGCCGAGACGGTGGCGGCCGCGATCCGGCTGGCGAAGGCGCACACCCGCAGCCGGAAGGACGTGGGCCTGTGCTGGGACGAGTGGAACGTGTGGTACCGCGAGGTGGGCGGCGACGGCAACTGGGAGGAAGCGCCGCACATCCTGGAGGAGGTCTACACCCTGGAGGACGCGCTGGTCGTGGCGCAGTGGCTCTCGACCTTCCTGCGCAAGGCGGACATCGTGCGGATCGCGTGCATCGCGCAGATCGTGAACGTGATCGCCCCGATCATGACCCGCGCCGACGGCCTGTTCCTGCAGACGATCTACCACCCGCTGATGATGTTCAGCCAGCATGCGGCCGGCAACTCGCTGGACGTACTGGTCAGGGCCCCCACGCACGAGACGAGGAAGTTCGGCGAGGTGTCCCTGCTGGACGTCACGGCCAGCCATGATCCGGCGACCGGGAAGGGCGCGGCGTTCCTGGTGAACCGGTCACAGACCGAGGCCCTGGAGGTGACCGTGAAGTGGGAGGACGTCGCGCCGGACGCCCTGACACAGGCGTGGCAGATGACCGGCCGCGACCCGATGGCCACGAACTCCTTCGAGCAGCCCGAGGCCGTGACCATCCACACCATCAATCCGCCGGCCCTGAATGCCGGCACCGCGACGCTGACGCTGCCGCCACTGTCGTTCACGGTGCTGACCAGCCAGCACACGCCCGCCTGA
- a CDS encoding extracellular solute-binding protein, whose translation MRLTPVLTTKALTLALALSASAQAATTIVFWDFFGGGDGIRMKQIVDDFNKSQKDIVVNRTTQTWGNPFYTKVHTASVSGQTPDVMTYHLSAVPAGLQKNDLRPFTTADLALGGLKPTDFQANLVTTLNTDAKAAGKTGLYALPLDTHTYVVYYNKDLLKKAGLLGADGKPTGITSLASLGQAMQTIKDKTGVTPAAFSTNQDPATLWRMWYSLFLQSGGTMYKDGKLYLNDLDTKGKAALQTMADWTKAGYLTKNTAYPAAVALFTAGRTAMMFNGNWEVPTMVDAKAKGTIKFDYGIMAFPKLAGASQTWADSHTLAIPNNTKTPMSAEKLKAVMTFIGYVNKQGGMGWAGGGHIPSYLPTQSSAAFKALQPVAQYSAVAAKNATLEPNVPIFGVGGPVYDAVGNNFTPVLLGQLSAEQGIAKFKAALTSFNK comes from the coding sequence ATGCGTCTTACCCCTGTGCTCACGACCAAAGCGCTCACCCTGGCTCTGGCCCTCTCCGCATCCGCGCAGGCCGCCACGACCATCGTGTTCTGGGACTTCTTCGGCGGTGGCGACGGCATCCGCATGAAGCAGATCGTGGACGATTTCAACAAGTCCCAGAAGGACATCGTGGTGAACCGCACCACCCAGACGTGGGGCAACCCCTTCTACACCAAGGTGCACACCGCCAGCGTGTCCGGCCAGACGCCCGACGTCATGACCTACCACCTGTCGGCCGTACCTGCCGGCCTCCAGAAGAACGACCTGCGGCCCTTCACCACCGCCGACCTGGCGCTGGGCGGACTCAAGCCCACGGACTTCCAGGCCAACCTGGTCACCACCCTGAACACCGATGCCAAGGCAGCGGGCAAGACCGGTCTGTATGCCCTGCCGCTCGACACGCACACCTACGTCGTGTACTACAACAAAGACCTGCTGAAGAAGGCCGGGCTGCTGGGCGCCGATGGCAAGCCGACCGGCATCACCTCACTGGCCAGCCTGGGCCAGGCCATGCAGACCATCAAGGACAAGACCGGCGTGACGCCCGCCGCGTTCAGCACCAACCAGGATCCCGCGACGCTGTGGCGCATGTGGTACTCCCTGTTCCTGCAATCCGGCGGCACGATGTACAAGGATGGCAAGCTGTACCTGAACGACCTGGACACCAAGGGCAAGGCCGCGCTGCAGACCATGGCCGACTGGACCAAGGCCGGATACCTCACCAAGAACACCGCGTACCCCGCCGCCGTGGCGCTGTTCACCGCCGGCCGCACCGCCATGATGTTCAACGGCAACTGGGAGGTGCCCACCATGGTGGACGCCAAGGCCAAGGGCACCATCAAGTTCGACTACGGCATCATGGCCTTCCCCAAACTCGCCGGTGCCAGCCAGACGTGGGCGGACTCGCACACCCTGGCCATCCCCAACAACACCAAGACCCCCATGAGCGCCGAGAAGCTGAAGGCGGTCATGACCTTCATCGGCTACGTGAACAAGCAGGGCGGCATGGGCTGGGCGGGCGGGGGGCACATCCCGTCGTACCTGCCGACGCAGAGCAGCGCGGCCTTCAAGGCGCTGCAGCCGGTCGCGCAGTATTCGGCGGTGGCGGCCAAGAACGCCACCCTGGAACCCAACGTGCCGATCTTCGGCGTGGGCGGCCCGGTGTACGACGCAGTCGGCAACAACTTCACGCCGGTGCTGCTGGGCCAGCTCAGCGCCGAACAGGGCATCGCGAAGTTCAAGGCCGCGCTGACCAGCTTCAACAAGTAA